AACACAATGTGGGTGTCGTTACTCTCTTTTCATCCACTCTGCACGTACTGGGAAAAGGAACactcttagaaaataaacgttcaacggtggtatttcgttggtccaatacgtttaaTCAACACGAGACCTTCGTTTGcctattttgaaacagaccgttgagcCGAATGACATTTGTTTTCGTTCCACAAACccagcagacagaggtccattgttgagttttactgtaaaatttctgaagctttttccacttatttttttaagctaacactacatacctgtacaattgTTCTACTTCACTTAGAATAACAACAGCTTTTTTTGTATGAAGGTAACACCTTATTTTGACACTATTTTTGCAGGCGAACAAACAACAAGCCGTGACAAGCCCAGCAAACTGAACggatatttcgtgcagtatatcGTTCAACAGGCGCTCAAcgaacaacaaaatagaaccgcttagtgaaagacatcatattaacaagatatccagctctcacattccctgaacaaatcattggcaacatccttttttgcgagcatgtcaccctcaggtgagtccgcatcgaatctcatacatagaagtaggggagagaaatgtcaaattcgtgcgcgccaaaatagcagggctgcgcacccatccAATTGACAtgttatgttgaatgtgatgccgtgcgatggcgttgatgaactgaagattgatttcgctccaagctgacagggttcgaagtaggggagagaaatgtcaaattcgtacgcgccaaaaagcactgcgcacccatacaattgacatgacatgttgaatgagacgccgtgcgatgtcgttgctgaactgaagattgagatcgctccaagctgacagggtctggtgagAGGGAACCAaagggagagtcgcttaacacaaactctgttgtgcctctaaaaaatacgcgtgatatactgtgaactTAAGTGTGCCACTTTGTGCCCCAATTTAAAATGACCTGcaatcagagatggcatttcaccagagtgatacacgctaaagtcagatttttgccacaccgaggatgaaaaaaacgaagcaccacacaaagaggaaagcgcacttcttctcagtgtcgaatagacagcatttgagtgtgtgcttgtggttaaagcagctggcgcgagtgaaacacattctcttcgcatgaatcgctcacacgcgctctcgtctaaatacacccaagtgaccactggcgcgtgatggtgagcgaacacttctgtgaacttcaattaatagagagtagatctggccttgctatgaaaaatttgcaaggacaaccgaaaattttacgataaattgttttattttgctgattttgcgtgtccacgcttcatctacgaaaaccatacagcagagtgctcaccggcgtgtacacctctgtgaaagtatctgcatccacctcagagaatttattagctaatgctctagcactttggagcgattcagtggaagaggtaaaaggaaataaacaaacgcactcatgatgattgcacactttacacaacagcggtgtataaatgtgaaagagaagagctctcgttgaagttgtcagtgcgaggggagatattttgcttgctcttcgtcacacagaggagatagacatctctgcctgcaatgaaataaaaaatgtgtTATACGGGCAGCCTAAACGATATAATCAATCAATCAGTTGAACGATATGGCCCACCGGatatttttttgacaaaatttaCTTCATTCATTGCAAACTTAATAGCAAGAAgagataaaaattttcaaagtgccaatattgaaaaATGCACCAAAGCGTTGTGTTAATGAGTGAATGGCACCCCGCACGaccttttggctacctgggcagccctggccaccagacggctaccaaaattgattcagtgacggttgtcaaatccgcatagccaaaacgctatgcgggatctggcagcggtgagacaGTCGGTCACCATAATGTTTGGCAGCTTTTAGTCAGCCAtgtggcagccatgcgtatgcgggcatGCGGGTCtaacccgcatagcgttttggctacctgggcagccatggccaccagacggcaaccaaaattgattcagtgacgattgtcaaatccaatttgactaaacaaagtcgcctgtatctaagttagccgagtgttttcatcttctcactttcgctgaaaatgtcaaagatttcaatgtggaaaaatcctggtggatacggttgtatcgtttgagttgtatatctggcagcgatgaggcagtcggtcaccagaatgtctgccagccatatttttcccgctggcagcgtttagtcagccatttgGCAGCCGTGCGTATGCGGGAAGCGACCCACGCTTGGagcccagtaaatccgaacatcggacgcatcgtgcacgaaagcttttgattgcgtttcgaacttacgtagtgtatcggtagaacaaaagagtgaagatataccaaagcagagagcggatgtctgatagtCAGGGTATGGGATATGTcagggttggatttccaaccccgaacatagggccagaatctttctggccctaagaggcgaatgaccttaaggttaaagcctctatgatcgaatcaaaagaatgtttaacactctttcacacccgatcggggagacgtcggctcgaaaatgccttgtttgatattccttcgctctgattctctagcgatacataatgtaaacataaaacttttttaggtcgacgcggttgatgcaaatggtgcagaattgtccgatgaccgaccgaccgaagcgctacaatcggccccatatcgtgctcaatcggtccgataatcgggccgatgatcggacttatacGGGTCGACAAATTTCATTGGGAGGGAGCACATAATTCAGTCGGATTTTCATGCAGTGTATAGAGCCGGgtgatattgaaatttttgccgGTGGGGGTGGGTGTTAATTCTGACATGAAGAAGAAAGTGGAAaggaattctcggttaatttttcaaaagggtgtataagcaagtgacagtttctctttatttactttctcttctattaattaccaagcgatttccacgtttatcactcaactctttgcaagaaatgatacccgaaactttcgactttcaaacagaatactgatatcaaagaaaatcttttttaatcACATCTCAATAATCGAAagcgagagtgattaaagagaaactgtcacttgcttatacgcccttttgaaaaattaaccgagaattgttaTTGCATTTACTTTGTTTACGTATTGATACGGATCGGCGGTACTATTCCAACTTCTTTCTTAGAAAATCTGTTCCATTTAATTTTATATCGAGTATTACCATTGCAATATTAAGATAGAAAATGAGTGGGGAAAACTATCGCAGTGCTACAAAATGTATGTATTGCTTTAATTAAGGAATTctgtatttaaatttttgtatgGCAAAGTTCGatcaaaaaacaaaatgaaattttcacatttgATCTAAAGATAAAACCGATATGATACATGTAACCAAAAAGAAACATACTTCTTATAGCACACGACCCAGGTTGGAATGATCCTCCGAAAATTGATTACAATTCAACCGAAGGGAGTCCAAAACAAACTAAGCTAAATTTAAACAAACGAGTAGCATTCCCGGTACTAAATGCTACCAATCCTCAAGTTCCAGTGGGAAGCTTACTTCCTCATTTCGTTCCTCCTAGTGCATCCGAACACCCGAATGTACACAGCATTCCTGCTACTCAACCATGTGTATTAACAACTCCTCCGAAATCTGTACCTAATCAAAGCCAGAAAATCACATCCGTGCAAGACACTTCGATTTATCCGGACAGCTCGGACATGCTAAAAGATTTTCAAGAGGCACTGGATCAACTCGTCCTTGAATTAGACAGTTCCAAACAAGCGGAAATCCGGAAACGATGTGCTTTAATTGAACGAAGCTGGAGCGATGGAAAGTTGTGCGAAAGTTTAACTAGAAAATTATATCGATTAGCTCAAGGTaaaaagaaaactgttattgtaccgaaaaattagtgaaatacATGATTCGTTTTCAATCATTCCAGCACTAACCGATAGAAAGGCAACCGAGGCAAATGAGATTCACCGGTCGATAGTGGTGGATCACGGAAGCGATTGTGTTCAATGGGCTCCGGCATTACGACAACTTGTACTGACAGTAGCCAAAGAAAAGGTCACAGAAGACAGTAAGACTAAATCCATCGTCGAGCCCCTATCTGGCGCGTAAAACCagtcatttatttattaaattataCAGCGTAAAGTTTTGTTTGGTTTTATATTTTGTGATCTATTACATTATTAAAATGTGCGgtaaaaataaagtttgttCAATAGTACGTAAAAAGCCTGCTTTTTATGCTTTTCGAAGAACCGTAGACAGGGAACATTTCGGCATAAGAACGATACACAACAATTACTGTTGTGATTCATGACATAGCAAAGTACGCTGGTAGCAAACAGTCTTTATTGAGGAGGGAATTAACGATGCAATTCATGTACACTTGAATAACATACGAAGCACGATGAAAAAAAACCATGGTCTCGTTACAAATCAACTGATGTTCATTTTTACTGTTTATTTTATGTACTATCAAACATGTGTTTTTTCAGCATCTTGTTCGTCACATACCAATTTACCACTGAACTGTTGCTTTCCTCATAAATTATTTCCGCTCGGTGATTTTTTATGAGAGTTCCGTTGATCGATTGATAAGGTTCTACTTCTCGAGAGGCAACCTTGTCATAGTTCTAAACCTTATTTGTTCACTTTCCACTAATATTTTGAGATCGAAAATGGCAGTTGCTTTGTCTGGATGCGCAAAACTCGCCTCGTTctaaattattcaattttttcatttgaataaatgtgataaaatcaattaaatgttttcgaacATCATTATAACGGGAAAAAAATCCAATAAATTGTATGTGTTTAGGGATAAACAAACccaaaagaaaaaattaaactggaaaaacggttcttttttttatccatATTTGGTCGTTATTGGACAAAATTTGCCACAATaattaaactgataaaaatatattttataatttttatatcgACTAACTACACAAATTCGGAACGGGTTGACACTGCCGCACGGAGTACAGCACCGTTCACAATCAAGTGTTTAAAAGAACACAAAGTACCGAGTGAATCGTAAACGTTCAAATCTTCTTTGCCACCAGTAACAACAGTTCATTTATTCCTTTCTCTCTTTTTCAGactgtggtggtggtggtggtagtgCTAGTTGATTTCTTGTTCACGGTTTGTGACTGATGTGATCTAGTCGCTGTGGTCGGTGGAGGTACGCTGCTGTTGACGGACACGGTAGGAGTCATCGATGCCGGTGATGCCGATGCCGGCTGGTAGTCGGTCGTGTCGAACAGCTTAGTCAGatcggtgatgaagggttttttCGCCGACTCGAAGAACAGCTCGTGGGAGTACTTGTGGCGAACGGTGTTGAGAGATTCCTTCGGTTTGCGGGTCATGATGTTGTTCAGCAGAATGGCGATCTCGGCGAAATCTTCGATTTTGTAACCTGCATGATGAAACGGAAGCAATTAATAATAAAGAAATACATCCATCCCTCATGCTGTAACGGTGTAAATTGGGTCtggtaagcgtacatcgaacatggtcaaaATACTAGCCGCCTCACAATCGGTATcacatatccaaacatcttcatcAGACAAACAACACACACTAGTCTACTAGCTCTATACCTGTTCTTCCGCTCAGGCACTGGgtaggagagtatatttataatcacttATTATATATGGAAGCTGTTTGATAGTCTgctctttcctaccagaagcagattggtaCGATCCTGTctcctgtgagtttctcattcgtttggcttctccaataaatCCAATGTTTCCActtagtcattgcaaaaactgaacttctattgcaagtttgccagagaatttgtcaccAGTCCATCATTGGGTCGTCTGTCTTGTATCGTatcggtattttgtcatcctaccaactgtTTCTGTGTTTCCAATGTTTTCGTTAATGGAACTACGGAGAATTTCGTATCGTATCCGCTTCGATCATGGCCCTGCTTTCTTATATAGTGTTTTTATGTCTGGAGCGGTACATTTgattattactttaattatCTAGAAATGATATCGAAACTTTTCTAATCTTCTCTGTTTGTTTTTAGCTTTGTCGATTTATACTAATATATGACTGTTGATTGATGAGTGATTGTAGCATTAGCAGAGGAGCTGAGTGAAAGTAACGAAT
This genomic window from Malaya genurostris strain Urasoe2022 chromosome 1, Malgen_1.1, whole genome shotgun sequence contains:
- the LOC131425285 gene encoding steroid receptor RNA activator 1-like, which produces MSGENYRSATKSHDPGWNDPPKIDYNSTEGSPKQTKLNLNKRVAFPVLNATNPQVPVGSLLPHFVPPSASEHPNVHSIPATQPCVLTTPPKSVPNQSQKITSVQDTSIYPDSSDMLKDFQEALDQLVLELDSSKQAEIRKRCALIERSWSDGKLCESLTRKLYRLAQALTDRKATEANEIHRSIVVDHGSDCVQWAPALRQLVLTVAKEKVTEDSKTKSIVEPLSGA